One region of Natronolimnobius baerhuensis genomic DNA includes:
- a CDS encoding sodium:proton antiporter translates to MPTIFAGFVSIAIILAGVLCWYEYTLYTADEKARAPGLLSVYLGITALMFVAGIGGLALTIMTTGWEWLLLGVIGILAAASSVIQSRLHDRMGLDQSPFLERVLK, encoded by the coding sequence ATGCCGACCATCTTCGCCGGATTCGTCTCAATCGCGATTATCCTCGCGGGCGTCCTGTGTTGGTACGAGTACACGCTCTACACCGCCGACGAAAAAGCTCGAGCGCCGGGACTGTTGTCCGTCTACCTCGGCATTACGGCACTGATGTTCGTCGCCGGAATCGGTGGTCTTGCGCTTACGATCATGACAACCGGCTGGGAGTGGCTGTTGCTCGGCGTTATCGGGATTCTCGCTGCTGCTTCCTCCGTGATCCAGTCACGGCTGCACGACCGAATGGGGCTCGATCAAAGTCCGTTCCTCGAGCGCGTCCTCAAGTAG
- a CDS encoding universal stress protein: MPIVAAVDQSDRAAVVVERAADLAEKYDTELHVLHVGHPTSDFTEVSADAMREQHEVTAKTTIEKTQNAATAVAYDIATMVDGLENTDYKAVGLVGDPAEVIRSYATEHDAEYIVVCGRHRRPLGQALFGSVTQALLLNANRPVVAVPYEDDEA; this comes from the coding sequence ATGCCAATCGTTGCAGCCGTTGACCAGTCCGACCGAGCGGCCGTCGTCGTCGAACGGGCCGCGGATCTCGCCGAGAAATACGATACTGAACTCCACGTCCTCCACGTTGGACACCCGACCAGTGATTTCACCGAGGTTTCCGCGGATGCCATGCGTGAACAACACGAGGTCACAGCGAAAACGACAATCGAGAAAACGCAGAACGCGGCAACTGCAGTCGCATACGACATTGCGACGATGGTTGACGGCCTCGAGAACACCGATTACAAGGCGGTTGGACTGGTCGGCGATCCAGCGGAGGTTATCCGGTCGTATGCCACGGAACACGACGCCGAGTACATCGTCGTCTGCGGTCGGCACCGACGACCGCTCGGACAGGCGTTGTTCGGCAGTGTCACACAGGCGCTGCTGTTGAACGCGAACCGGCCCGTTGTCGCCGTGCCCTACGAGGACGACGAGGCCTAA
- a CDS encoding 30S ribosomal protein S8e, producing MQDQGRSTRKRTGGRLKNVRNTRKDEIGRLPTETQVGEPRFRTIAVHGNGTKTRALATNVASVNKGDETVAADIEDVVENDANPNYVRRNIITKGAVIETSEGRARVKSRPGQTGQVNAVSLE from the coding sequence ATGCAAGATCAGGGACGCTCTACGCGCAAGCGTACCGGCGGTCGACTGAAGAACGTTCGAAACACGCGAAAAGACGAAATCGGGCGTCTGCCCACCGAGACGCAGGTTGGCGAACCCCGCTTCCGAACGATTGCCGTCCACGGCAACGGCACGAAAACGCGTGCACTTGCAACGAACGTTGCAAGCGTCAACAAAGGCGACGAGACGGTCGCAGCCGATATCGAAGACGTCGTTGAGAACGACGCCAACCCGAACTACGTCCGCCGAAACATCATCACGAAGGGTGCCGTCATCGAAACCTCCGAAGGCCGCGCCCGCGTCAAGTCGCGTCCCGGCCAGACCGGTCAGGTCAACGCTGTTTCGCTCGAGTAA
- a CDS encoding PQQ-binding-like beta-propeller repeat protein produces the protein MREQASTSRRHRTARTTRRRVLATVGAVGLIGIGGHTAVSARSPPDCTRVLENVADTDVPQATPQPVDDDISMFRRGLRRYGYYPDETVPDEVRVDWSFPVNRIGHTAAKSTPRPTPDGETVLIASDTGAIHAVTPEGERLWTLETGAGNSLGFHGTPAIVGETAYIGGYDGACYAVDIPTGELLWRTSAREFGGSIAIGSSPAYIDGTLYLLAEYSNPASGALWELDAETGATTWSDDDIWGMPHPSPAINCEAGRLVSGSNDGVVYCWEFPSLERAWTFQAGGEDGPDGDEMAGGQFHLGAEIKGTTPVYDGAAFVGSWDGNFYRLDLEDGTEEWAFDTGRVIMSNPAVDPEEGVVYVGGDDNHVYALEAETGEELWSANVGGSVIGSLTATAETILVGSYDSHLYALEKATGERRWRVENRGHVTSGAIPRNGQIYYAERGVFSNYYDDDAETVFEEPGHAYCLVADE, from the coding sequence ATGCGTGAGCAGGCCTCCACGTCCCGTCGGCATCGCACGGCTCGAACGACGAGACGGCGCGTCCTCGCCACGGTCGGTGCCGTCGGACTCATTGGCATCGGGGGCCACACAGCAGTTTCAGCGCGGTCGCCTCCGGACTGCACTCGAGTCCTCGAAAATGTTGCAGACACGGACGTGCCTCAGGCGACGCCACAGCCGGTCGACGACGACATTTCGATGTTCCGACGTGGCCTTCGTCGATACGGCTACTACCCCGACGAGACCGTTCCAGACGAGGTTCGCGTCGACTGGTCGTTTCCGGTGAACCGTATCGGGCACACGGCGGCGAAATCGACGCCGAGACCGACGCCCGACGGCGAGACTGTTCTCATTGCGAGCGACACCGGAGCTATTCACGCCGTGACGCCAGAGGGCGAGCGACTGTGGACGCTCGAGACCGGCGCTGGAAACAGTCTCGGCTTTCACGGGACGCCTGCAATCGTCGGCGAAACGGCCTACATCGGCGGCTACGACGGCGCGTGCTACGCGGTCGATATTCCCACCGGCGAACTGCTCTGGCGAACCAGCGCCCGCGAGTTCGGCGGCTCGATTGCCATCGGCTCGAGTCCGGCCTACATCGACGGCACCCTTTACTTGCTCGCGGAGTACTCCAATCCGGCGAGTGGTGCGCTCTGGGAACTCGACGCCGAAACGGGCGCGACGACCTGGAGCGACGACGACATCTGGGGGATGCCCCATCCCTCGCCGGCAATCAACTGCGAGGCCGGGCGACTCGTTTCGGGCTCGAACGACGGCGTCGTCTACTGCTGGGAATTTCCCTCACTCGAGCGCGCCTGGACGTTTCAGGCGGGCGGCGAGGACGGCCCCGACGGGGACGAGATGGCCGGCGGGCAGTTCCATCTCGGCGCGGAGATCAAGGGCACGACACCGGTCTACGACGGCGCGGCCTTCGTCGGCTCGTGGGATGGGAATTTCTACCGGCTCGACCTCGAGGACGGCACCGAGGAGTGGGCCTTCGACACCGGCCGAGTAATCATGTCGAATCCGGCGGTCGACCCTGAGGAAGGCGTCGTCTACGTCGGCGGCGACGACAACCACGTCTACGCGCTCGAGGCCGAGACGGGCGAGGAGCTGTGGTCAGCGAATGTCGGCGGCAGCGTGATCGGCTCGCTCACCGCAACTGCCGAAACGATTCTGGTCGGCTCCTACGACAGCCATCTCTACGCACTCGAGAAAGCCACCGGCGAGCGCCGTTGGCGCGTCGAGAATCGCGGCCACGTGACGAGTGGGGCAATTCCTCGAAACGGGCAGATTTACTACGCCGAACGGGGTGTCTTTTCGAACTACTACGATGACGATGCAGAGACGGTATTCGAGGAACCGGGTCACGCGTACTGTCTGGTTGCAGACGAGTGA
- a CDS encoding NADP-dependent malic enzyme, with translation MGLDEDSLDYHRTDPPGKLEISTTKPTNTQRDLSLAYSPGVAAPCLEIDADERDAYTYTAKGNLVGVVSNGSAVLGLGDIGAQASKPVMEGKGVLFKRFADIDVFDVELDEEDPHKIVDAVKMMEPTFGGINLEDIKAPECFTIEERLREEADIPVFHDDQHGTAIISGAALINAADIADKDLADLEVVFSGAGASAIASARFYVSLGVKKENITMCDSTGIITDERAANGDVNEYKEQFARDLPEGDLADAMEGADVFVGLSAGGIVSQEMVRLMGDDPIIFAMANPDPEIGYEDAKDARDDTVIMATGRSDYPNQVNNVLGFPFIFRGALDVRATEINEAMKVACAEALAELSREDVPDAVVKAYGDDPLQFGPDYIIPKPVDPRVLFRVAPAVAEAAMESGAARVDMDLEEYEEELEARLGKSREMMRVVLNKAKSDPKTVALAEGENEKMIRAAYQIQEQGIAAPILIGDESEIRQSAANLGLDYEPQVADPSAGDYEAYAERLHELRSRKGITRSEAGELIRGDSNYFGSVMVEQGDADAMLTGLSHHYPSALRPPLQVIGTADDVDYAAGVYMLTFKNRVIFIADATVNQNPDEDVLAEVTRQTGDLARRFNIEPRAALLSYSNFGSVDNEATRKPRRAAQQLQNDPDVDFPVDGEMQADTAVVEDILEGTYGFSELEEPANVLVFPNLESGNIGYKLLQRLGGADAIGPMLVGMDKPVHVLQRGDEVKDIVNLAGVAVVDAQDE, from the coding sequence ATGGGACTCGACGAGGATTCACTCGACTATCATCGCACCGATCCACCGGGGAAACTCGAGATTTCGACGACGAAACCGACGAACACGCAGCGCGACCTCTCGCTTGCGTACTCGCCCGGTGTCGCCGCACCGTGTCTCGAGATCGACGCAGACGAACGCGACGCCTACACGTACACGGCAAAGGGCAATCTCGTCGGCGTCGTCTCGAACGGCTCTGCAGTGCTCGGCCTCGGTGATATCGGCGCACAGGCATCCAAACCCGTCATGGAGGGGAAAGGCGTCCTGTTCAAGCGGTTTGCTGACATTGACGTTTTCGACGTGGAACTCGACGAGGAAGACCCACACAAAATCGTCGACGCCGTCAAAATGATGGAGCCAACCTTCGGCGGCATCAATCTCGAGGATATCAAAGCGCCGGAGTGTTTCACCATCGAAGAGCGTCTGCGTGAGGAAGCGGATATTCCGGTCTTCCATGACGACCAGCACGGAACCGCGATCATCTCCGGTGCGGCGCTCATCAACGCTGCCGACATCGCTGACAAGGACCTTGCGGATCTCGAGGTCGTCTTCTCCGGTGCTGGTGCGAGTGCAATTGCCTCGGCCCGATTCTACGTCTCGCTTGGCGTCAAGAAAGAAAACATCACGATGTGTGACTCGACGGGGATTATCACCGACGAGCGCGCTGCAAATGGCGACGTCAACGAGTACAAAGAGCAGTTCGCTCGAGACCTGCCCGAGGGCGACCTCGCCGACGCAATGGAGGGCGCGGACGTCTTCGTCGGCCTCTCTGCCGGTGGCATCGTCTCCCAGGAGATGGTGCGCTTGATGGGCGACGATCCGATCATCTTCGCGATGGCAAATCCCGATCCGGAGATCGGCTACGAGGACGCCAAAGACGCCCGCGACGACACCGTCATCATGGCGACCGGCCGCTCGGATTACCCGAATCAGGTCAACAACGTCCTCGGCTTCCCCTTCATCTTCCGTGGCGCACTCGACGTTCGCGCAACCGAGATCAACGAGGCGATGAAAGTTGCCTGCGCCGAAGCACTCGCGGAACTCTCTCGCGAAGACGTGCCCGACGCAGTCGTCAAAGCCTACGGCGACGACCCACTCCAGTTCGGCCCTGACTACATCATCCCGAAACCCGTCGACCCGCGCGTCCTCTTCCGTGTTGCACCGGCCGTCGCCGAAGCCGCGATGGAATCCGGTGCCGCACGCGTCGACATGGACCTCGAGGAGTACGAGGAGGAACTCGAGGCCCGCCTCGGCAAGTCCCGTGAGATGATGCGTGTCGTCCTCAACAAGGCAAAGAGCGACCCCAAGACGGTCGCGCTGGCCGAAGGCGAGAACGAGAAGATGATCCGCGCGGCCTACCAGATCCAGGAACAGGGCATCGCTGCCCCGATTTTGATCGGCGACGAGAGCGAGATTCGCCAGAGTGCGGCGAACCTCGGACTGGACTACGAGCCACAGGTCGCTGACCCGTCGGCTGGCGACTACGAGGCCTACGCCGAGCGCCTCCACGAACTTCGCTCCCGCAAGGGAATTACGCGAAGCGAAGCCGGCGAACTGATCCGTGGCGACTCGAATTACTTCGGCAGCGTGATGGTCGAACAGGGCGATGCCGACGCGATGTTGACTGGCCTCTCCCATCACTATCCCTCCGCGCTGCGTCCGCCGCTGCAGGTCATCGGCACCGCAGACGACGTCGACTACGCGGCCGGGGTCTACATGCTGACGTTCAAGAACCGCGTCATCTTCATTGCCGACGCGACGGTCAATCAGAACCCCGACGAGGACGTCCTCGCCGAAGTCACCAGACAGACCGGTGACCTCGCCCGGCGGTTCAACATCGAACCGCGCGCGGCCCTGTTGTCGTACTCGAACTTCGGCAGCGTCGACAACGAAGCCACGCGCAAACCCCGCCGTGCTGCGCAGCAACTTCAGAACGACCCAGATGTCGACTTCCCCGTCGACGGCGAAATGCAGGCCGACACCGCCGTCGTCGAGGACATTCTCGAGGGCACCTACGGCTTCTCGGAACTCGAGGAGCCCGCGAACGTACTCGTCTTCCCGAACCTCGAGTCGGGCAACATCGGCTACAAACTGCTCCAGCGCCTCGGCGGCGCAGATGCCATCGGCCCGATGCTGGTCGGGATGGACAAGCCGGTTCACGTCCTCCAGCGAGGCGACGAGGTCAAAGACATTGTGAACCTCGCGGGCGTGGCTGTCGTCGACGCACAGGATGAGTAG
- a CDS encoding phosphopantetheine adenylyltransferase produces the protein MDVALGGTFDPVHDGHRRLFERAFELGDVTVGLTSDDLAPKTRHVERHVRSYDTRKAALADELEALAASQNREFEIRPLEEPTGIATEPQFDYLVVSPETRDGGERINEIRRERGHDPLEVIVVPHVEADDGDIISSTRIVNDEIDEHGNVLESNTDSRD, from the coding sequence ATGGACGTCGCGCTTGGTGGGACGTTCGACCCTGTTCACGACGGCCATCGACGGCTGTTCGAGCGGGCGTTCGAACTCGGAGACGTAACTGTCGGATTGACGAGTGACGACCTCGCACCGAAGACGCGCCACGTCGAACGCCACGTTCGGTCGTACGACACGCGCAAGGCCGCCCTCGCCGACGAACTCGAGGCGCTCGCCGCCAGTCAGAACCGCGAGTTCGAGATCCGGCCGCTCGAGGAGCCAACGGGCATCGCGACCGAACCGCAGTTCGACTATCTGGTGGTCTCGCCGGAAACTCGTGATGGCGGCGAGCGAATCAACGAGATCCGTCGCGAACGCGGCCACGACCCGCTCGAGGTCATTGTCGTCCCCCACGTCGAAGCCGACGATGGCGATATCATCTCGAGTACGCGGATCGTCAACGACGAAATCGACGAGCACGGAAACGTTCTCGAGAGTAACACGGATAGTCGAGACTGA
- a CDS encoding RNA-binding protein, which yields MPQIPLHYVDLRTFCYATEDEKRVEEALRTFLPGSDDDERDPFEIERVESDGHYGDRILVLSARVENANDIRHVLSRLADLESFDTLIDELDERVTENTELFLRLDKQAAFGGDVKLGDGITFRGKVEAYPAKKEKAVDNAEEVLERLRNDE from the coding sequence ATGCCCCAGATTCCGCTTCACTACGTCGATTTACGAACGTTCTGCTACGCCACCGAGGATGAAAAGCGCGTCGAGGAGGCGCTTCGAACCTTCCTTCCCGGGAGCGATGACGACGAACGCGACCCATTCGAAATCGAACGCGTCGAAAGCGACGGCCACTACGGTGACCGGATTCTCGTCCTTTCTGCACGCGTTGAGAACGCCAACGACATTCGGCACGTCCTCTCGAGACTGGCCGATCTCGAGTCGTTCGACACGCTGATCGACGAACTCGACGAGCGCGTCACCGAAAACACCGAACTCTTTTTGCGCCTCGACAAGCAGGCTGCCTTCGGCGGCGACGTCAAACTGGGCGACGGCATCACCTTCCGCGGCAAGGTCGAAGCCTACCCCGCCAAAAAGGAGAAAGCAGTCGACAACGCCGAGGAAGTCTTAGAGCGCTTGCGCAACGACGAGTGA